The Prochlorococcus sp. MIT 0801 genomic sequence TTTATTTCTACTTTTCCTCAAATTCTTTTAAATTAATAATTTCCTACTGATTACTATAAGCTTTCTAATCTATCTGATATTGGTATTTTTATTGTACTAATTGATTATTTTTTTTATATCCCATTGTTCTATTCGAATATTATATCAAAGAATATTATTTTATTAATAAATATTATATATATGCTTTGGCTAGATGTTTATTTTTGCTCATATTTATGGATTTATAATTCCTTTTTATTAGAGTAATTAATAGAAAATATAATTTATGGATAACCTCCTATCTATTAGACCTCTTTGTGATGAAGATATTGGTTTTGTTACTGAAATATCTAGAAAAGAAGGTTTTGCACCGGGAGTAGGTGATTTAAGAATTTATCAAAATACAGATAACCAAGGACTCTGGGTTGGTTGGTTGGATAACAATCCTATTGGGTGTATTGCTGGGGTTCGATATAATCAATATTACGGATTTCTCGGATTGTTTTTAGTGATTGAGGAGTATAGAGGTAGAGGTTTTGGCCTTCAGCTTTGGAAAAAGGCTTTAAGTCATTTAAGTGATTTGCCCTGTGTTGGATTAGAGGCTGCGCCAGAGAGAATTATTGATTACTCAAAATGGGGCTTTACGATATCTTCGAAAACAACTAGATGGCAATTGTTGGGCGATGGGAAATTACTTGAGCAATACTCTAAGAATGGGGATATAGATGATTTCAGCTTTGTTGAAGGCTCATCAATACCTCAAGATGCTGTAGAAAAATTTGACGAACAAAGAGAAACAACTCCTAGACCTCATTTTTTATCTAATTGGCTCAATCATCCAGCTGGAAAGGTAATAGCAGTAATTGATAAGGAAAATTGTTGTCATGGTTTTGGTCGAATAAGACCATGTCTTTTGCA encodes the following:
- a CDS encoding GNAT family N-acetyltransferase, which codes for MDNLLSIRPLCDEDIGFVTEISRKEGFAPGVGDLRIYQNTDNQGLWVGWLDNNPIGCIAGVRYNQYYGFLGLFLVIEEYRGRGFGLQLWKKALSHLSDLPCVGLEAAPERIIDYSKWGFTISSKTTRWQLLGDGKLLEQYSKNGDIDDFSFVEGSSIPQDAVEKFDEQRETTPRPHFLSNWLNHPAGKVIAVIDKENCCHGFGRIRPCLLQNGDGWRIGPLMADNPMLLQILLKKLIESHPGLIIIDSPGLNKSASEVFEKLGFKSESETFRMYRGSQPPVSMNDVYGLACLELG